The sequence ATAACCATAACCTAATAAAACACAAATACCTAGACTTACAGCTGAAGTTCCTCTCACATATCTTCCTCCCAATGCAAGCCCTAAAAATGATATTACGAAACTTGCAAATGGGAAGGAGTATCTATTTCCTAACTCCACCAAAAGCTCTCTAGTATCTCCACCAATACTCTTCATCTCTCTAATAGTCTTTTTCAAATCTTTTATAGTAAGAGTTCTTGGCTCAACAGTAAGAGTTATAAAATGCTCAGGACTATCTCCATATTTGCTATCTGAAAAAAATTCCTTTGTTTCTGGCTTTTTATTATCATCTCCATAGTAGATATTTACATCTTTTAGCATCCATACTTTTTTGCTAAAATTATATCTTCCCTCTGGAGCTGTTATTATTCTCTCTATTTTATCAAAACTTTTATTTAAATCTACTATCTCTATATTTTCAGCAAATCCTGTCTCTCTATTTACCTTTTGCATAAGATATATATAGTTAGAATCCTCCCCTCTTAAAAAAGCATTTCTTTTTTCTATAGGAGCAACTCTTTTTTGTACCTCCCCACTTCTCAAATCTCTATTTATTTTCAAAGAAATTGGATAAAGAGTATCATTTACAAAAAACACCACTC comes from Fusobacterium necrogenes and encodes:
- a CDS encoding LptF/LptG family permease; protein product: MKIIDRYISKNFIKSFMLSLVAFMGIFIVSQLFKVVKYLSDGRFTPGDAVYYIVTLLPRTFIDVAPLAVLLGSMMTISTMASNLEIISLKTSGIKFRRIVLFPIIISAIISGVVFFVNDTLYPISLKINRDLRSGEVQKRVAPIEKRNAFLRGEDSNYIYLMQKVNRETGFAENIEIVDLNKSFDKIERIITAPEGRYNFSKKVWMLKDVNIYYGDDNKKPETKEFFSDSKYGDSPEHFITLTVEPRTLTIKDLKKTIREMKSIGGDTRELLVELGNRYSFPFASFVISFLGLALGGRYVRGTSAVSLGICVLLGYGYYVVQASFEALSINGFLNPFLGGWLPNIMFLAVGIYLLNKAEY